A stretch of the Chelonoidis abingdonii isolate Lonesome George chromosome 11, CheloAbing_2.0, whole genome shotgun sequence genome encodes the following:
- the TDRKH gene encoding tudor and KH domain-containing protein isoform X1, whose product MSTDRGYWNNLTTLQKIALALGIPASATVMYILYRRYRESREERLTFVGEDDIEIEMKIPQEAVKLIIGRQGASIKQLRKETGARIDVEAENSGGERVLLISGFPVQVCRAKAAIHQIMVDNAPVSEQFVVPQRAVGRIIGRGGETVRAICRSSGARVICEKETDNALCLTRLISLSGTRKEVNAAKQLILEKLSEDDAFRKKLALSAAVRCLRKQPLGVRREDLGQQGELPRPSGEALCQLASPQQGAGDGGCLLAAEVPDQPQELRAESESPEEPVMEPSQAVPMFEVPSPDFSFHADEHLEVYVSASENPSHFWIQIVGSRSLQLDKLTCEMSQYYGSSSQSPEFPNVRVGDIVAAPYADHGSWYRARVLGTLENGNLDLYYVDFGDNGEAPLEALRALRSDFLSLPFQAIECSLAGIAPAGEQWEEDALDEFDRLTCCAEWKPLLAKISSYVQSGACTWPRIQLYDTSDGQSLNIGEELVRLGHAVWCPQEEDGAVGDGAPQLGKGAMAEAFQKMLGNAAGTSLESLLSETCVSLSEAASVSGSGDDVMLVEDDSL is encoded by the exons ATGTCAACAGACCGGGGTTACTGGAACAACCTGACAACCCTGCAGAAAATCGCTCTGGCCCTGGGGATCCCAGCCAGTGCAACTGTCATGTACATCTTGTACCGCAGGTACAGAGAAAGCCGAG AGGAGCGGCTGACGTTTGTAGGAGAGGATGACATTGAAATTGAGATGAAGATCCCACAGGAGGCTGTGAAATTGATCATCGGACGGCAGGGCGCCAGTATCAAACAG CTAAGGAAGGAGACTGGTGCTCGCATTGATGTGGAAGCGGAAAACTCCGGCGGGGAACGGGTGCTGCTGATCAGTGGCTTCCCCGTCCAGGTGTGCCGAGCAAAAGCTGCTATTCACCAGATCATGGTGGACAACGCCCCCGTGTCAGAGCAGTTCGTTGTGCCGCAGAGAGCTGTCGGCAGGATTATCG GCAGGGGTGGTGAGACGGTGCGAGCCATCTGCCGCAGCTCGGGGGCCAGAGTGATCTGCGAGAAGGAGACGGACAATGCCCTGTGTCTGACCCGGCTCATCAGTCTCTCGGGGACCCGCAAGGAGGTGAATGCTGCCAAG CAACTGATCCTGGAAAAGCTTTCGGAGGACGACGCATTTCGAAAGAAACTCGCCCTGTCGGCGGCAGTCCGATGCCTGCGCAAGCAGCCCCTGGGCGTGAGGAGAGAGGATCTCgggcagcagggggagctgccacgCCCCAGCGGTGAGGCCCTCTGCCAGCTGGCGAGCCCTCAGCAAGGGGCAGGAGATGGAGGCTGCCTGCTGGCTGCAGAAGTCCCGGATCAACCACAAGAGCTCAGAGCAGAGAGCGAGTCCCCGGAGGAGCCGGTGATGGAGCCCAGCCAGGCAGTGCCCATGTTCGAGG TCCCCAGCCCCGACTTCAGCTTCCACGCGGACGAACACCTGGAGGTTTATGTCTCGGCCTCAGAGAACCCCAGCCACTTCTGGATCCAGATCGTCGGCTCCCGCAGCCTGCAACTCGACAAGCTGACCTGCGAGATGTCCCAGTACTACGGGAGCAGCAGCCAGTCG CCCGAATTCCCCAACGTCCGCGTAGGCGACATCGTGGCTGCCCCGTATGCCGATCACGGCTCCTGGTACCGGGCCCGAGTCCTGGGCACCCTGGAGAACGGCAACTTGGATCTGTATTACGTCGACTTCGGGGATAACGGGGAAGCCCCCCTAGAAGCACTGCGAGCCTTGCG GAGCGACTTCCTGAGTCTGCCCTTCCAGGCCATCGAGTGCAGCCTTGCTGGGATCGCCCCCGCGG GGGAGCAGTGGGAAGAGGACGCCCTGGATGAGTTCGATCGCCTCACGTGTTGTGCCGAGTGGAAGCCCCTGCTAGCGAAGATTTCCAGTTACGTCCAGTCTGGGGCCTGTACCTGGCCGCGGATCCAGCTGTACGACACCAGCGACGGACAG AGCCTCAATATAGGGGAGGAGCTGGTCCGGCTGGGTCATGCTGTGTGGTGCCCGCAAGAAGAGGATGGCGCTGTGGGGGACGGCGCcccccagctggggaagggggccaTGGCTGAGGCGTTCCAGAAAATGCTG gGGAATGCTGCAGGGACCTCCCTTGAGAGCCTCCTGTCAGAGACCTGCGTCAGCCTTTCAG